From one Candidatus Rhodoluna planktonica genomic stretch:
- a CDS encoding ABC transporter permease has translation MSLADYARQHGLKRVGARPALFDYLSQAWQRRDFAFTLSLYANQAANARNRLGRWWVVLLPTIQAMVYGLIFGVILGSSRPDNFIPFLFTGVFLFSFFAGSFQSGASAVTGNVGLVRSLSFPRMLLPFSAVLRQFFNLLPQIGLLLVTLLVFQQDVTLAWLALIPILILMTLFATGLALIAARLTVQIRDLSKVIPFVTRVIFYTSGIFYSLEKVLGNYPVVLQIMQFNPFYDFIELARGALVEGYQMSAFLWLACTAWAFGLLILGVIFFWKAEERYGRED, from the coding sequence ATGAGCCTCGCAGATTACGCGCGGCAGCACGGTCTAAAACGTGTTGGTGCACGGCCGGCTTTGTTCGACTATTTGTCTCAAGCTTGGCAACGCCGAGACTTTGCCTTCACTCTTTCGCTTTACGCCAATCAGGCAGCAAATGCTAGAAACCGTCTCGGTCGTTGGTGGGTGGTGTTGCTACCAACCATCCAGGCGATGGTCTACGGTTTGATTTTTGGCGTTATCTTGGGCAGCAGTCGTCCCGACAACTTCATCCCATTTTTGTTTACCGGGGTTTTCCTGTTCTCTTTCTTTGCCGGTTCATTTCAGTCGGGAGCGAGCGCGGTAACGGGCAACGTGGGTTTGGTTCGGTCACTTTCTTTTCCTCGAATGTTGCTGCCGTTTTCAGCTGTGCTGCGCCAGTTTTTCAACCTTTTGCCTCAAATCGGTTTGCTGCTAGTAACCCTTTTGGTTTTTCAGCAAGATGTCACATTAGCCTGGCTCGCCCTGATTCCGATCCTGATTTTGATGACGCTCTTTGCTACCGGATTGGCTCTTATTGCAGCTCGGTTGACGGTTCAAATCCGTGATTTGAGCAAGGTGATTCCGTTTGTTACTCGCGTGATTTTTTACACCTCAGGAATTTTCTACAGTCTCGAAAAAGTGCTGGGAAATTATCCCGTAGTGCTGCAGATAATGCAGTTCAATCCGTTCTACGACTTCATTGAATTGGCGCGCGGCGCCCTGGTTGAGGGCTATCAGATGTCGGCATTTTTGTGGTTGGCCTGCACAGCCTGGGCCTTTGGTCTTTTGATTCTGGGCGTAATTTTCTTCTGGAAAGCTGAGGAACGCTATGGCCGCGAAGACTAA